One stretch of Labrenzia sp. CE80 DNA includes these proteins:
- a CDS encoding phage tail tube protein: protein MRKFKKLACLAKIETVYGTDSVPLAANAIQLSDVTLTPLAGEDVSRDLLLPHLGHQGIELTGNYMQLEFAVECAGAGAAGDVPGYGVLLRACGLSETIDPGVSVVYEPVSDGEEAVSIYYHHDGVRHVALGCRGTFQVEFAPRQIPRFRFSIMGLLGTVTDQALPAADLSAFQKPVPVSKAATSLSLHGADRIAESIAIDLGVQVEPRFLIGDERMQLTDRQSTGTAVVEAKSMATINWFDVATAKTLDALQVVHGTTAGHIVQVDAPKVQIGRPSQGQSQNILNYSLPLMFVPDAGDDELVITVK, encoded by the coding sequence ATGCGCAAGTTCAAGAAGCTCGCCTGCCTCGCGAAGATCGAGACGGTCTATGGCACGGACAGCGTTCCCCTTGCAGCGAATGCCATCCAGCTGTCGGATGTGACACTGACACCTCTGGCGGGCGAAGACGTTTCGCGTGATCTGCTATTGCCCCATCTGGGTCACCAAGGCATCGAGCTCACCGGCAACTACATGCAGCTGGAGTTCGCCGTGGAATGTGCTGGGGCTGGCGCTGCCGGAGACGTGCCTGGCTATGGGGTTCTGCTGCGGGCCTGCGGTCTGTCCGAGACCATCGATCCGGGCGTTTCGGTGGTTTATGAACCGGTGTCGGACGGCGAGGAAGCCGTCTCGATCTATTACCACCACGACGGTGTGCGTCATGTTGCCCTCGGGTGCCGGGGAACCTTCCAGGTGGAATTCGCCCCGCGCCAGATCCCGCGTTTCAGATTCAGCATCATGGGACTGCTCGGCACGGTCACCGACCAGGCTCTGCCGGCGGCGGATCTGTCAGCCTTCCAGAAGCCGGTGCCTGTTTCAAAGGCCGCAACCAGCCTGTCACTCCATGGGGCCGACCGGATTGCAGAAAGCATTGCCATCGATCTGGGTGTCCAGGTCGAGCCGCGCTTTCTGATCGGTGATGAACGCATGCAGCTGACCGATCGGCAGAGCACCGGCACCGCAGTCGTGGAAGCCAAGTCCATGGCGACGATCAACTGGTTCGATGTGGCAACGGCCAAGACGCTGGATGCGCTTCAGGTGGTTCATGGAACAACGGCCGGGCACATCGTTCAGGTGGATGCGCCGAAGGTCCAGATCGGGCGGCCAAGCCAGGGCCAGAGCCAGAATATTCTCAACTATTCCCTGCCGCTGATGTTCGTGCCCGACGCGGGCGACGACGAGCTGGTCATCACTGTGAAGTAG
- a CDS encoding phage virion morphogenesis protein, producing MTGSTPFVTIEDAEINAALSRVADAGGETGPMMVEIQAAMLFSVQRRFETETSPDGTPWQRHAPRTAKARAKRKTHGRSGGNGPVTPKLLRDTNRLYKSISGEATETEATVGTNLVYAGIHQSGGIVTQYPQSRKVKFRKVGTQTQFAKTSHKRVFEKTVTFGERSIVIPARPYLGFSEEDRATILAIAETHYSAIADGGPS from the coding sequence ATGACCGGGTCGACACCCTTTGTTACCATAGAAGACGCCGAGATCAATGCGGCACTGAGCCGTGTCGCGGACGCGGGCGGTGAGACCGGACCGATGATGGTTGAGATCCAGGCGGCAATGCTGTTTTCCGTGCAGCGCCGGTTTGAGACAGAGACCTCGCCGGATGGAACGCCCTGGCAACGCCATGCACCGCGCACTGCGAAAGCCCGCGCGAAACGCAAGACGCATGGTCGCTCAGGGGGCAATGGCCCGGTAACGCCCAAACTGCTGCGAGACACCAACCGGCTCTACAAGTCGATCAGCGGCGAAGCCACGGAAACAGAAGCTACCGTCGGCACCAATCTTGTCTATGCCGGTATTCACCAGAGCGGCGGCATCGTCACCCAGTATCCGCAATCCCGCAAAGTGAAGTTCCGAAAGGTTGGAACGCAGACGCAGTTCGCGAAGACGTCCCACAAGCGCGTGTTCGAGAAGACCGTCACATTCGGCGAACGTTCGATCGTTATTCCGGCGCGGCCTTATCTCGGGTTTTCCGAGGAAGACCGGGCAACGATCCTGGCGATTGCGGAAACGCATTACAGCGCTATCGCGGATGGAGGGCCTTCATGA
- a CDS encoding DUF1320 domain-containing protein, protein MAYATQQDLIDRFGEDELIQLTDETNLPATTIDAAKVAAHISDAENLADSYLAKLYRLPLDPVPAVLTRIICEISRYFLHGRRTDKDDPVTRDYGQAIAWLKDVAKGAVQLEAEGAASDQSGEGQVQVSAPDRIFSRDSLSGF, encoded by the coding sequence GTGGCCTACGCAACACAGCAGGATCTGATTGACCGGTTTGGCGAAGATGAGCTGATCCAGCTCACGGACGAGACGAACCTGCCTGCGACCACGATCGATGCGGCCAAGGTTGCCGCCCATATCTCGGATGCGGAAAATCTGGCCGATAGCTATTTGGCCAAGCTCTATCGCCTGCCGCTCGATCCGGTTCCTGCCGTCCTGACGCGGATCATCTGCGAGATCTCCCGGTATTTCCTGCATGGCCGGCGCACGGACAAGGACGATCCCGTCACGCGGGACTACGGCCAAGCGATTGCCTGGCTGAAGGATGTCGCGAAGGGCGCCGTCCAGCTTGAGGCGGAAGGGGCGGCGTCCGATCAGAGCGGCGAAGGCCAGGTCCAGGTGTCTGCACCGGACCGGATCTTTTCCCGCGACAGCCTGTCCGGCTTTTAG
- a CDS encoding capsid protein, whose translation MAPNRPFTVDPILTAIAIGYRNDRSSLIADEVLPRTPVGAEKFAWTEYPLNEAFNIPDGKVGRRGRVQQLEFGGTEKTDEVEDYGFESPIPYSDIDAASEARSRNVSKFDPEGHAAMMLTDTLLNVREVRVASMVHNLNSYSADRRITLAGTDQFSDYSNSDPIGVLKTGIESTLIFQPNTMVMGRSVWSKLSSHPKIVNAVKGNLTEEGIVSRQQFLDLFSGEGISRILVGDAWYNTAKPGQSANLARAWGNHISMIHLNPIANPQGGGITFGFTAQYGTKFSGRIEDRDVGLQGGVRIRTGERVKELIVAKDVGYFIQNAVAGG comes from the coding sequence ATGGCTCCCAACCGCCCGTTTACCGTCGATCCGATCCTGACTGCGATCGCCATCGGCTACCGCAATGACCGCTCTTCGCTGATCGCCGATGAGGTTCTGCCCCGAACACCTGTTGGGGCCGAGAAGTTCGCCTGGACCGAATATCCGCTGAATGAGGCCTTCAACATTCCGGACGGCAAGGTCGGCCGGCGGGGCCGGGTGCAGCAGCTTGAGTTCGGCGGCACGGAAAAGACCGACGAGGTCGAGGACTACGGCTTTGAGTCCCCCATTCCCTATTCCGACATCGATGCTGCCTCGGAAGCGCGCAGCCGCAATGTTTCCAAGTTCGATCCGGAAGGCCATGCAGCAATGATGCTGACCGACACTTTGCTGAATGTGCGCGAAGTGCGGGTGGCCTCCATGGTGCACAATCTGAACAGCTATTCGGCGGATCGCCGGATCACCCTGGCCGGTACAGACCAGTTCAGCGACTACTCCAATTCAGATCCAATCGGCGTCCTGAAGACCGGTATCGAGTCGACACTGATCTTTCAGCCGAACACCATGGTAATGGGCCGGTCGGTCTGGTCGAAATTGTCCTCGCATCCGAAGATCGTCAATGCGGTGAAGGGCAATCTGACCGAGGAGGGTATTGTCTCCCGGCAGCAGTTTTTGGATCTCTTTTCCGGTGAAGGAATCTCCCGGATCCTGGTCGGGGATGCCTGGTACAACACGGCCAAACCGGGACAGAGTGCCAATCTTGCCCGGGCCTGGGGCAATCATATTTCCATGATCCACCTGAACCCGATCGCCAATCCCCAGGGCGGCGGCATCACTTTCGGCTTTACCGCCCAATATGGCACCAAGTTCTCCGGACGCATCGAGGATCGGGATGTCGGCCTGCAGGGCGGTGTACGGATCCGGACCGGCGAGCGGGTGAAGGAACTGATCGTCGCAAAGGACGTCGGTTATTTCATCCAAAACGCTGTGGCGGGGGGCTGA
- a CDS encoding capsid cement protein produces MIPTFIRSHETTAEVEPFRIVAFSDVASSRMAATAAADTDPVIGVSDKMGAPLGGMVDVIRAGLGAVQLGAAVSAGDPLTSDASGKAIVCVAAAGETRRIIGFAEEPGVADDIIDAWIQPGLFHEPA; encoded by the coding sequence ATGATCCCGACGTTCATCCGGTCCCATGAGACGACTGCAGAGGTTGAACCCTTCCGCATCGTGGCGTTTTCCGATGTTGCCAGTTCGCGAATGGCGGCAACGGCTGCTGCCGATACCGATCCGGTGATTGGCGTCTCCGACAAGATGGGCGCGCCGCTTGGCGGCATGGTGGATGTCATCCGCGCCGGACTTGGCGCCGTGCAGCTTGGCGCGGCGGTCTCCGCCGGTGATCCGCTGACCTCGGATGCCAGCGGCAAGGCGATTGTCTGTGTCGCAGCTGCCGGCGAGACCCGCCGGATCATCGGCTTTGCCGAAGAGCCCGGCGTTGCCGACGACATCATCGATGCCTGGATCCAGCCCGGCCTCTTCCACGAACCGGCTTGA
- a CDS encoding phage protease → MSKRPNPFEICVANPVALTADMTSGSWIKLIPAGTFQARDGRGPFDAGDQTAMQAIIARTKAYLGGTEMMIDYDHQSVFGAIPGVGGTAKAAGWVKDLEVRVDGIYGRVEWTAAARAAIEATEYRYISPLFTRDKAGKVAALRNAALLNMPAMDLEAIAARAFPKTTKGPDMDEILEALGLSEDAGEGEALASITSLVNGLSAIAVAAGLDKTADATVVAASVADLANAAKASKADPGKPDPAKFVPIEQVTALQADLKSLSDSIQADNAEELVAAAIEAGKLAPALKDWGLELAKADLKQFEAFTANAPALTVAQLGSQKQADAGLAGMSERDPVEVAAAATAHQAQLAASGQIIDIAAAVQAVQEQKS, encoded by the coding sequence ATGAGCAAACGCCCCAACCCATTTGAGATCTGCGTCGCCAACCCGGTTGCCCTGACGGCTGACATGACCAGTGGCAGCTGGATCAAGCTGATCCCGGCGGGCACCTTCCAGGCCCGCGATGGTCGGGGGCCGTTCGATGCCGGCGATCAGACCGCCATGCAGGCCATCATCGCTCGCACCAAGGCCTATCTCGGTGGAACGGAAATGATGATCGACTATGATCATCAGTCGGTCTTCGGCGCCATTCCTGGCGTTGGTGGCACGGCCAAGGCAGCTGGCTGGGTCAAAGACTTAGAGGTCCGGGTTGACGGTATTTATGGCCGGGTTGAATGGACCGCCGCCGCCAGGGCCGCGATTGAGGCGACCGAATATCGCTACATCTCCCCGCTGTTCACCCGCGACAAGGCCGGCAAGGTCGCCGCGCTGCGCAATGCGGCGCTGTTGAACATGCCCGCGATGGATCTTGAGGCCATTGCCGCCCGCGCGTTTCCCAAGACAACCAAAGGACCTGACATGGATGAGATCCTTGAAGCTCTCGGCCTGTCCGAGGACGCCGGGGAAGGGGAGGCGCTTGCCTCGATCACTTCCCTTGTAAATGGCCTATCCGCAATTGCGGTGGCCGCCGGGCTGGACAAGACGGCAGATGCGACTGTCGTTGCCGCCTCTGTGGCAGATCTGGCCAATGCTGCGAAGGCATCAAAAGCTGATCCAGGTAAGCCCGACCCCGCCAAATTCGTGCCGATTGAACAGGTCACGGCCCTGCAAGCGGACCTCAAGTCACTGAGCGACAGCATACAGGCTGACAACGCTGAAGAGCTTGTGGCAGCAGCCATTGAAGCCGGGAAACTGGCTCCGGCGCTGAAAGACTGGGGGCTGGAGCTTGCCAAGGCCGATCTCAAGCAGTTCGAAGCCTTTACCGCCAATGCACCGGCACTGACCGTAGCCCAGCTCGGCAGTCAGAAACAGGCTGACGCTGGTCTGGCCGGGATGAGTGAGCGTGACCCGGTCGAAGTGGCTGCAGCTGCAACCGCCCATCAGGCACAACTTGCCGCCAGTGGTCAGATCATCGACATCGCTGCCGCCGTGCAAGCTGTTCAGGAGCAAAAATCATGA
- a CDS encoding protein kinase, producing the protein MDSVKAKELEAILKGKTLQGFEIIELIDHGKSAAVFKGRSIETDETVAVKVFDDELIAKYGDTAQLKRIKRELELVGKSHQNMVEILGGGFDQHTKNHYLIMGFLDGPNLKKCLQEVPVKNIPLLVSQLANCCEYLEGRGLVHRDIKPENIVLVDDLSKLILLDFGVVRPFGQGDVTDGDGVQSFVGTLQYSSPEFLLRNEKDTREGWRALTFYQIGAVMHDLIMRKPIFEESTQPYARLVNSVQQDTPTISNKSLPNYLIETASLCLSKVPEVRVKTLSWKSFHPPEVTDDPLKRVKERVSLRAAATFIEPVTTATNDDAANALLEDVITHLKVKVRAIRNANRAAFPPLAVTREKDPVIRVEFDTSVPHGLIGTIKLWFAVEVLDAAAGVIRMSAAGLWTCLDTNCPKEWHIVHLGLTGVDEFSGSLESCMYWALDRAQQAAAENEEMHIDFGPIAGGKS; encoded by the coding sequence ATGGACAGCGTTAAGGCAAAGGAACTAGAGGCGATTCTTAAAGGAAAAACGCTCCAAGGCTTTGAAATTATCGAATTGATCGATCACGGGAAATCGGCTGCAGTCTTTAAAGGCCGTTCTATTGAAACAGATGAAACAGTTGCGGTTAAAGTTTTTGATGATGAACTCATTGCCAAGTATGGCGACACTGCTCAGCTGAAACGCATCAAACGCGAGCTGGAACTAGTTGGAAAGTCCCATCAGAACATGGTTGAAATTCTTGGTGGCGGCTTCGATCAACATACTAAAAACCACTACCTGATCATGGGGTTTCTTGACGGTCCAAATTTGAAGAAGTGCCTTCAAGAGGTACCCGTAAAGAATATTCCCTTGCTCGTCTCCCAACTTGCGAATTGCTGCGAATATCTTGAAGGGCGAGGTCTTGTTCACCGTGACATTAAACCGGAAAATATTGTCCTGGTTGACGATCTATCGAAACTGATCCTACTAGATTTCGGTGTTGTGAGACCCTTTGGTCAAGGTGATGTAACGGATGGCGATGGCGTCCAATCTTTTGTTGGGACGCTACAGTATAGTTCACCCGAGTTCCTGCTTAGGAACGAGAAAGATACAAGAGAAGGTTGGCGCGCTCTAACATTTTACCAAATTGGCGCAGTTATGCATGATCTAATTATGCGAAAACCTATATTTGAGGAAAGCACCCAGCCATACGCAAGATTAGTTAACTCCGTGCAGCAAGACACCCCAACAATTTCTAATAAATCACTTCCAAACTACCTGATTGAAACAGCCAGTCTCTGCCTTTCAAAAGTTCCAGAAGTGCGTGTCAAAACTCTTAGCTGGAAGTCCTTTCACCCACCGGAGGTTACAGATGATCCGTTGAAAAGAGTGAAAGAGAGAGTATCTCTGCGCGCTGCGGCAACTTTCATAGAGCCAGTCACAACTGCAACTAACGATGACGCTGCTAACGCGCTTTTGGAAGACGTAATTACACACTTGAAGGTCAAAGTTCGGGCGATCAGAAATGCAAACCGAGCTGCTTTTCCGCCCTTGGCTGTTACGAGGGAGAAGGATCCAGTAATTCGTGTTGAGTTTGATACGTCCGTGCCTCACGGCCTGATCGGGACTATAAAACTCTGGTTCGCAGTAGAAGTGTTGGATGCAGCCGCGGGTGTAATCAGAATGAGTGCAGCAGGCTTGTGGACCTGTCTGGATACAAATTGCCCGAAGGAGTGGCACATAGTGCACTTAGGTTTAACCGGCGTTGATGAATTTTCGGGCTCACTGGAAAGTTGTATGTATTGGGCCTTGGATAGGGCCCAGCAGGCAGCCGCCGAAAATGAAGAGATGCATATTGATTTTGGCCCAATTGCGGGGGGTAAGTCATAA
- a CDS encoding AAA family ATPase, whose amino-acid sequence MSDTWWTNAEDLDDEQKAVVLLPNDGHNLIIGPPGCGKTNLLLLRASYLDRSGLKNFAVLTFARSLREFLASGASNYPFSPDKIQTYVRWGNTVLAENGQPTGQRDNFDEVRSSLLERLKVVAADNKPQNMFDCIFLDEAQDYTSEELKVLMSFTPRLFAVGDINQRIHSEDQDALNSLEKDGVSITRLTYHYRNGLKICRVADGIQGLVEKAEGLETTSNYDEEAYPSTVTRFSQMSLDEQIATCIEAIPSQLSAYPDEYIGVLCPKKEDLAVIAKQFKESHLFEQVHVQHGEYEAMTDERRIVLTTVHGAKGLEFRAEHFLAADHVKRFRLQKKMAYTAVTRCKTSLSVYHCGDLPGYFENGFAACEKPTRGPALDDLFGSNSE is encoded by the coding sequence ATGTCCGATACATGGTGGACCAACGCAGAAGATCTTGATGACGAGCAGAAGGCCGTGGTGCTTCTGCCTAACGACGGGCACAATTTGATCATTGGCCCTCCGGGGTGCGGAAAGACAAACCTCTTACTACTTCGCGCCTCTTATCTCGATCGCAGCGGATTGAAAAACTTCGCGGTATTAACCTTTGCCCGGTCATTGAGAGAATTCTTGGCCTCTGGCGCAAGCAATTACCCTTTCTCACCAGATAAAATTCAAACCTATGTGCGATGGGGTAATACAGTACTAGCTGAAAATGGCCAACCGACCGGGCAACGAGATAATTTCGATGAGGTTCGTAGTTCGTTGTTAGAACGGTTAAAAGTGGTCGCTGCTGACAACAAGCCACAAAACATGTTCGATTGTATATTTCTCGATGAAGCGCAGGACTACACGTCTGAAGAGCTTAAGGTTCTAATGAGCTTTACTCCACGCCTATTTGCAGTCGGCGACATCAATCAACGTATACATTCCGAAGATCAAGATGCTCTAAATTCACTTGAAAAAGATGGAGTTTCCATAACACGATTGACGTACCACTATCGCAATGGACTTAAGATTTGCCGTGTCGCTGATGGTATTCAAGGGCTGGTTGAAAAAGCTGAAGGCCTTGAGACAACTTCAAACTATGATGAAGAAGCATATCCATCGACTGTAACTCGTTTTTCTCAAATGTCTCTAGATGAACAAATCGCTACATGTATTGAGGCTATACCATCGCAGCTATCGGCTTATCCCGATGAGTATATTGGCGTGTTGTGCCCCAAAAAAGAGGATTTGGCAGTTATTGCGAAACAATTTAAAGAGTCGCACCTATTCGAACAAGTTCATGTTCAGCACGGTGAATACGAAGCGATGACAGATGAACGTCGCATTGTCCTCACTACGGTCCATGGCGCGAAGGGGCTCGAATTTAGGGCGGAACACTTTCTAGCCGCAGATCATGTGAAGCGTTTTCGTTTGCAAAAGAAAATGGCGTACACAGCAGTGACAAGATGTAAAACGTCATTATCTGTATACCATTGCGGGGACCTCCCGGGGTATTTTGAAAATGGTTTCGCCGCTTGCGAAAAGCCGACAAGAGGCCCAGCTCTCGACGATCTATTTGGGAGCAACAGCGAATGA
- a CDS encoding phage minor head protein: protein MAASFKPLPPRAAIAALQTRGHRLDPTFAWQDVYAQDHAAMFTVAKSTGHDILVDIWEALLKALAQGETFESFSRLIRPELVRKGWWGEAIQEDPLTGEPVKVRLGSMRRLRTIFDANMNVSYAAGHWSGFERSRQSRPYLRYVAVQDGLTRPEHQRLNNLVLPIDEPFWDVFAPPNGWHCRCTLQSLSQADIDRLLAEGVELVFEAPPISYRAWENKRTGEVRQIPDGVDPGWDYNPGKSGHEETVRRALARGEVEFRGI from the coding sequence ATGGCGGCAAGCTTCAAGCCCCTGCCGCCAAGAGCTGCCATCGCCGCGCTTCAGACCCGTGGACACCGGCTGGATCCAACGTTCGCCTGGCAGGATGTCTATGCGCAGGATCATGCGGCGATGTTCACCGTGGCGAAATCCACCGGCCACGACATTCTGGTCGATATTTGGGAAGCGCTTCTGAAAGCCCTTGCCCAGGGTGAGACCTTCGAGAGTTTCTCGCGCCTGATCAGGCCGGAACTGGTGCGCAAGGGCTGGTGGGGCGAAGCGATCCAGGAAGACCCGCTGACAGGTGAGCCTGTAAAGGTCCGGCTGGGCTCAATGCGCCGGCTGCGGACGATCTTCGATGCCAACATGAACGTCTCCTACGCAGCCGGGCATTGGTCCGGGTTTGAACGGAGCAGGCAGAGCCGGCCGTACTTGCGCTATGTGGCGGTTCAGGATGGGCTGACAAGGCCAGAGCACCAGCGCTTGAACAATCTGGTGCTGCCGATCGATGAGCCGTTCTGGGATGTGTTTGCGCCGCCCAATGGCTGGCACTGCCGCTGCACGCTACAGAGCCTGTCGCAGGCGGATATTGACCGGCTGCTGGCGGAAGGTGTGGAGCTGGTGTTTGAGGCGCCGCCGATCTCTTATCGGGCCTGGGAGAACAAGCGGACCGGAGAGGTTCGTCAGATCCCGGACGGGGTGGATCCGGGGTGGGATTACAATCCGGGCAAGTCTGGGCATGAGGAGACGGTGCGGCGGGCGCTGGCGCGGGGTGAGGTTGAGTTTCGGGGTATTTGA
- a CDS encoding DUF935 domain-containing protein, whose protein sequence is MVQLVDPAGRPVSSKALKSEQAGPQLRAIHRSSAMHPASGLTPRGLAEILRSSIAGDPERYLALAEDMEERNEHYAGVLGTRKRQVSSLEITVEAASDAAEDVRAADLVREITERDAFKDELFDVLDAVGKGFSATEILWDTSEGQWRPKAFKWRDPRWFRFDDEDGETLLLRGIEGDEPLRPFGWITHFGKAKSGIPIRGGLARGAAWAFLFKSFTLKDWAIFSEAYGQPLRLGKFGPGASDEDKDKLHQAVANIGADFSAIVPESMAIEFIEASLSGSHDLYEQRADWLDRQVSKLVLGQTQTTDAIAGGYATAKVHDGVRDDIELADARQLGATLNRDLVRPLVDLNFGPRRAYPRLKIGRPDEVDIEALVKNVVALVPLGLKVGMSTMRDHLGLPDPDPEEELLGLQIGSLLSQEEDQAESSTQVKAFRTVPAGAQVLRHSDAFERAIDDILAEDGWVPLVEPVIAGLEEELAAATSIEEAKAIFLRRLETMGVTALADTLAKASFAARISGETGEGTQ, encoded by the coding sequence ATGGTGCAGCTTGTCGATCCCGCCGGCCGTCCGGTCTCTTCGAAGGCCCTGAAATCTGAACAGGCCGGGCCGCAGCTGCGCGCAATCCACCGCAGTTCCGCGATGCATCCGGCCAGCGGCCTGACGCCCCGGGGCCTGGCAGAAATCCTGCGCTCCAGCATTGCCGGCGATCCGGAACGCTATCTGGCGCTGGCTGAGGACATGGAAGAGCGCAACGAGCATTATGCCGGGGTGCTGGGCACCCGCAAACGTCAGGTGTCTTCGCTGGAGATCACGGTGGAAGCGGCAAGCGATGCCGCTGAGGATGTCCGCGCGGCCGACCTGGTGCGCGAGATCACCGAGCGCGATGCCTTCAAGGACGAGCTGTTTGATGTTCTGGATGCGGTCGGCAAGGGCTTCTCTGCCACCGAGATCCTCTGGGACACCTCCGAGGGCCAATGGCGCCCGAAAGCCTTCAAGTGGCGCGATCCGCGCTGGTTCCGCTTTGATGATGAGGATGGCGAAACGTTGCTGCTCAGGGGCATCGAGGGCGACGAGCCCTTGCGGCCCTTTGGCTGGATCACCCATTTCGGCAAGGCCAAGTCCGGCATTCCGATCCGTGGCGGTCTGGCGCGGGGTGCTGCCTGGGCCTTCCTGTTCAAATCCTTCACCCTGAAGGACTGGGCAATCTTCTCCGAAGCCTATGGCCAGCCGCTGCGCCTAGGCAAATTCGGGCCCGGCGCAAGCGATGAAGACAAGGACAAGCTGCACCAGGCTGTCGCCAACATCGGCGCGGACTTTTCCGCGATCGTTCCTGAGAGCATGGCCATCGAGTTCATTGAGGCCAGTCTTTCCGGTTCTCATGACCTTTATGAACAGCGCGCCGACTGGCTGGACCGGCAGGTCTCCAAGCTGGTGCTGGGTCAGACCCAGACCACCGATGCGATAGCCGGCGGCTATGCGACCGCGAAAGTTCATGATGGCGTGCGGGACGATATCGAGCTGGCCGATGCCCGCCAGCTTGGTGCGACCCTCAATCGGGATTTGGTACGCCCGCTGGTGGATCTCAACTTCGGCCCGCGGCGTGCCTATCCGAGGCTGAAGATCGGCCGGCCCGATGAGGTCGACATTGAGGCGCTGGTCAAGAATGTGGTGGCCCTGGTGCCGCTCGGGCTCAAGGTTGGCATGTCGACGATGCGCGACCATCTGGGATTGCCTGATCCAGATCCCGAAGAAGAACTGCTTGGGCTGCAAATAGGAAGTCTCTTGTCCCAGGAAGAGGATCAGGCAGAATCTTCTACGCAGGTGAAAGCATTCCGGACAGTCCCCGCCGGAGCACAGGTGTTACGCCACTCCGACGCGTTTGAGCGGGCAATTGACGACATTCTGGCCGAGGACGGCTGGGTGCCGTTGGTGGAACCGGTGATCGCGGGGCTAGAGGAAGAGTTGGCCGCGGCGACGTCGATCGAGGAAGCCAAGGCGATCTTTCTACGGCGGCTGGAGACTATGGGCGTTACAGCGCTTGCCGACACTCTGGCCAAGGCTAGTTTTGCTGCCCGGATCTCCGGGGAGACGGGTGAGGGGACGCAATAG